The proteins below are encoded in one region of Clostridium pasteurianum DSM 525 = ATCC 6013:
- a CDS encoding M14 family metallopeptidase, whose translation MGKQVETVFTRKLPVDEILEIKRCRYIPDNINENDIERLPRICIVTGTHGDELEGQYICYELSKKLQEDPKHIQGIIDIYPALNPLGIDSISRGIPNFDLDMNRIFPGKSDGSTITRIAHNIVESLKGADIVIDIHASNIFLREIPQARINENMADRLLPIANLLNLDFLWVHPAATVLESTLCHSLNIIDTPCIVVEMGVGMRITKDYGNQLLKGIFNVMKKLKIWSGETKNADSYRKAINSMEHEVFFLNSSASGIFVPSIDHCTTVKKGDKIGNILDPLEGKIKEKLISPCNGMVFTLREYPIVYTGSLVARLIGEEIISNEKGNNI comes from the coding sequence ATGGGTAAACAAGTGGAAACAGTTTTTACAAGAAAACTTCCCGTAGATGAGATACTTGAAATTAAACGATGCAGATATATACCAGATAATATCAATGAAAATGATATTGAAAGGCTTCCAAGAATCTGTATTGTTACGGGAACTCATGGAGATGAACTTGAAGGACAGTATATATGCTATGAACTTTCAAAAAAACTTCAGGAAGATCCGAAGCATATTCAAGGAATAATAGATATTTATCCAGCTTTAAATCCCCTGGGAATAGATTCTATTTCCAGAGGTATTCCCAATTTTGACCTTGATATGAATCGTATATTTCCTGGTAAGTCTGATGGCTCAACCATTACAAGAATTGCTCATAATATTGTGGAGAGCCTTAAAGGTGCTGATATTGTTATAGATATTCATGCTAGTAACATTTTTCTTCGGGAGATTCCTCAAGCTAGAATTAATGAGAACATGGCAGATAGATTACTTCCTATTGCAAATTTATTGAATTTAGATTTTTTATGGGTTCACCCTGCTGCCACGGTGCTTGAATCCACCCTGTGTCACTCACTTAATATAATTGATACACCTTGTATTGTTGTGGAAATGGGTGTTGGAATGCGTATAACAAAGGATTATGGAAATCAGCTTCTAAAGGGTATATTTAATGTTATGAAAAAATTAAAAATATGGTCAGGAGAAACTAAAAATGCTGATAGTTATCGCAAAGCTATTAATTCAATGGAACATGAAGTGTTCTTTTTGAATTCCTCTGCTTCAGGTATTTTTGTTCCATCTATAGATCACTGTACAACTGTAAAAAAAGGAGATAAAATAGGAAATATATTGGATCCTTTAGAAGGAAAAATAAAAGAAAAACTTATATCTCCCTGTAATGGAATGGTATTTACCCTAAGGGAATATCCAATAGTTTATACAGGATCCCTTGTAGCAAGGTTGATTGGAGAGGAGATTATATCAAATGAAAAGGGAAATAATATTTAG
- a CDS encoding M14 family metallopeptidase, translating into MKREIIFRLESPYRDTMRITAFRFGDYENKNSEKACAIVGATRGNEAQQIYVCSRLVEVFRKLEEKGKIASNKQILVIPTVNNYSMNTNKRFWSLDNTDINRMFPGYDLGETTQRIAYNVFEQVKNYTYGIQFPSYYMPGEFIPHIRIMHTGYEKAELGREFGLPYVYIRDSRPYDTTTLNYNWQLWNTSAFSLYAGKTTQIDESAAEMAIRAVIRFLNKMGVCNCSVEKGFVSEVINSKYVSSVISTKGGIFQRIKRAGHHVIKGELLGRIMDPYDGSVHEELFAGVDGLIFFVCDSPFVYESTYVYKIIPSEM; encoded by the coding sequence ATGAAAAGGGAAATAATATTTAGACTGGAGTCTCCTTATAGAGATACTATGAGAATTACCGCTTTTAGATTTGGTGATTATGAAAATAAAAATTCTGAAAAGGCCTGTGCAATTGTTGGTGCTACCCGTGGAAATGAAGCACAACAGATATATGTTTGTTCTCGCCTAGTAGAAGTATTTAGAAAACTGGAGGAAAAGGGTAAAATAGCTTCAAATAAGCAGATATTAGTAATTCCCACAGTAAATAATTATTCCATGAATACTAATAAGAGATTTTGGTCCTTAGATAATACGGATATTAATAGAATGTTTCCTGGCTATGATTTAGGTGAAACTACCCAAAGAATTGCCTATAATGTATTTGAACAGGTTAAAAATTATACTTATGGAATACAGTTCCCAAGTTACTATATGCCTGGTGAATTTATACCTCATATTAGAATTATGCATACAGGTTACGAAAAAGCTGAACTTGGGAGGGAGTTTGGACTGCCTTATGTGTATATTCGTGACAGCAGGCCTTATGACACTACTACTTTAAATTATAACTGGCAATTGTGGAATACCTCGGCCTTTTCACTTTATGCTGGAAAGACTACACAAATTGATGAATCTGCTGCAGAAATGGCTATTAGAGCTGTAATACGATTTTTAAATAAAATGGGTGTATGTAATTGTTCTGTAGAAAAAGGATTTGTTTCTGAGGTGATTAATTCAAAATATGTTTCTTCAGTGATTTCAACTAAAGGAGGAATTTTTCAGAGAATAAAAAGAGCTGGGCATCATGTGATTAAAGGGGAATTGCTTGGAAGAATTATGGATCCCTATGATGGGTCAGTACATGAAGAACTTTTTGCTGGTGTAGATGGCTTGATTTTCTTTGTATGCGATAGTCCTTTTGTCTATGAAAGTACATATGTATATAAAATAATTCCATCAGAAATGTAA
- a CDS encoding alpha-E domain-containing protein codes for MDNISINRANYLYWLGRYAERVYTTISYLRHFYDEMVDKNPMAYSEFCNRIGIVNRYDNKTDFIKNFIYDETSDISIAYYLNKTYDNGIVLRDVITSKTLSYIQLACNVLNICHNREEYIIVNLQKVTDHLIGFWGAVDDYILENNARDLIKAGKYIERVELYNRFEENKDIKKATMDRLLRYAINLKMDKNTFQDINFLNITDSSNYEYIKKYIDELSKAEVGQ; via the coding sequence ATGGATAATATCTCAATAAATAGAGCAAACTATCTTTATTGGCTGGGAAGATATGCAGAAAGAGTATATACTACCATTTCATATCTTAGACATTTTTATGATGAAATGGTGGACAAGAATCCCATGGCCTATTCGGAATTTTGTAATAGAATTGGAATTGTAAATAGATATGATAATAAAACAGATTTTATAAAGAATTTTATATATGATGAAACCAGTGATATAAGTATAGCTTATTATCTCAATAAAACTTATGATAATGGAATAGTTCTTAGAGATGTAATTACAAGTAAAACTCTATCCTATATTCAACTTGCTTGTAATGTACTTAATATATGTCATAATAGAGAAGAATATATAATTGTAAATCTTCAAAAAGTTACAGACCATCTAATTGGATTTTGGGGAGCTGTAGATGATTATATATTAGAAAATAATGCTAGAGATCTTATAAAGGCAGGAAAATATATAGAGAGGGTAGAACTTTATAATAGATTTGAAGAAAATAAAGATATAAAAAAAGCAACAATGGATAGACTTTTAAGGTATGCCATAAATCTAAAAATGGATAAAAATACTTTTCAGGATATAAACTTTTTAAATATTACAGATTCTTCAAATTATGAATATATTAAAAAATATATTGATGAATTATCAAAAGCGGAGGTAGGACAGTGA
- a CDS encoding transglutaminase-like domain-containing protein encodes MKRYEFSFITKLIFESNIESQHFMLRCLPGDYQFQKIYDEKITISPEAEFSYDRDSFENKTLSGTIKPKHHIFQYKIMGNALLSRYRSSEILDRIFLYETNSTAIGKAMEEFANNIQVEGNIDEKVFAISNAVHNLIEYVPESTNTKTTAKEAFYNRKGVCQDYSHITIAILRYFKIPARYCVGLMEGEGKTHAWVEYYNNGTWYGIDPTNDKFIEYGYIKISSGRDCLDCIVERGCFTSVNKEVKQSIEISAKVGEING; translated from the coding sequence GTGAAAAGATATGAATTCTCCTTTATTACTAAATTAATATTTGAAAGTAATATTGAAAGTCAACATTTTATGTTAAGATGCCTACCAGGAGATTATCAATTTCAAAAGATATATGATGAAAAAATAACTATATCTCCAGAGGCAGAATTTAGCTATGATAGAGATTCTTTTGAAAATAAAACTCTTTCAGGGACTATTAAGCCTAAACATCATATATTTCAGTATAAAATTATGGGAAATGCACTTCTTAGCAGATATAGATCTTCAGAGATACTGGACAGGATATTTTTATATGAAACTAATAGTACCGCTATTGGTAAAGCTATGGAAGAATTTGCAAATAACATTCAAGTAGAAGGGAATATAGATGAAAAGGTCTTTGCAATAAGTAATGCTGTTCATAATTTAATAGAATATGTACCTGAATCCACCAATACAAAAACCACTGCAAAAGAAGCTTTTTACAATAGAAAAGGAGTATGTCAGGATTATTCTCATATAACCATTGCTATTTTGAGATATTTTAAGATTCCGGCTCGTTATTGTGTGGGTTTAATGGAAGGTGAAGGTAAGACCCATGCTTGGGTTGAATACTATAATAATGGCACTTGGTATGGTATAGACCCTACAAATGATAAGTTTATAGAATATGGTTATATTAAAATTTCCAGTGGTCGTGATTGTTTAGATTGTATTGTAGAAAGAGGATGCTTTACTTCTGTAAATAAAGAAGTAAAGCAGAGTATAGAAATTTCAGCTAAAGTTGGTGAAATCAATGGGTAA